From Saccharothrix espanaensis DSM 44229, the proteins below share one genomic window:
- a CDS encoding GrpB family protein, with amino-acid sequence MIPVRGRYDYTVELVPYDDGVVAQYEQDRAVVSGVLGLLAREIEPIGSRLVPGIWAKPIMDLLVLVGDRDAPRAASRLARRGFHKIPLAELSRTMLRRYRLGTGEPDLHVHLVGPAVWAASPEREFYRLLRERPAAAEAYSAVKRLALEISGGDPQRYSAVKGQFIEWLATTVHPGRP; translated from the coding sequence GTGATCCCCGTGCGCGGCCGCTACGACTACACCGTCGAACTCGTGCCCTACGACGACGGGGTCGTCGCGCAGTACGAACAGGACCGGGCGGTGGTGTCCGGGGTGCTCGGCCTGCTGGCGCGGGAGATCGAGCCGATCGGCAGCAGGCTCGTGCCGGGCATCTGGGCGAAGCCGATCATGGACTTGCTGGTGCTCGTCGGCGACCGGGACGCGCCGCGCGCGGCGTCCCGCCTCGCCCGCCGGGGGTTCCACAAGATCCCGCTCGCCGAGCTGTCCCGCACCATGCTGCGCCGCTACCGGCTCGGCACCGGCGAACCCGACCTGCACGTCCACCTGGTGGGCCCGGCGGTCTGGGCGGCCAGCCCGGAACGGGAGTTCTACCGGCTGCTGCGCGAACGCCCGGCCGCCGCCGAGGCGTACTCGGCGGTCAAGCGCCTGGCGCTGGAGATCAGCGGCGGCGACCCCCAGCGGTACAGCGCGGTGAAGGGCCAGTTCATCGAGTGGTTGGCGACGACCGTGCACCCCGGCCGCCCCTGA
- a CDS encoding CHAT domain-containing protein — MSDRVRTLHERAIEEINSGRPAVGARRLRDALRLGEATPSQTARMLGTLAAAEVARGNTGRALELLDDAEQVVSADDRHLLLSQRALVLLMTGRLDDALALFDDTIQRLRRTDQRAALARVLLNRGMLHQIAGRVRLALADLDLCARIGGSLGPDDGMPRTVAKAVHGRGQCRVLTGDIPGALRDFDIAAEVYAAQGQGMLAVLAGDRARALLAAGLPSEAATELDTFLRQVPELRMGHEHAEAELTMARAKLAAGDPSEARRWAARARLHFRRRRNDTWAGVAELAVLRADFTAGRGTVRVARAASRLAGRLRSLGLRNDADEAALLSARAHTACGRADLARAELAGRDRPGAPLATRLLRRLALAELGAAEGDQRRTFAEARTGLELLREHRARFGSLDLQTGTTSLGGELARVGLAAALDNGRPEVVYRWLERSRAQAFRFPPVRTPADEQTVDAVAELRAAAREVRTAELRGSHDLDALRRARQIEREIRAKGWRTDGSGERHAEVGFAEVKAELADAGSAMVVFLTHGDRLLAQVIGDRQADLLGLGDPGTVFEAIARLRSDLDAACGRSLPATIERVIHTSIRRQLAIVTDHVLTPLLAVVGDRDLVLVPTGALSAMPWSLLDALRGRPVTVTPSPSAWVAAKRAVRPTGPVLLVSGPNLEHSSDEVHRLARIYPDSTVLDGADATVANTLHAVNRSGLAHFASHGHHEQENVLFSRLDLVDGPLMAHDVHQLAAVPDHVVLSSCDIGQAVVRTGDEILGFTAALLYSGSRTVVSSVARVDDHAAVDVMTSYHHALTRGVPPGKALADATEAEWLMPFVCHGWGG, encoded by the coding sequence GTGAGCGACCGTGTGCGGACACTGCATGAGCGCGCGATCGAGGAGATAAACAGCGGTCGGCCCGCGGTCGGGGCGCGTCGGCTCCGGGACGCGCTGCGGCTGGGCGAGGCGACCCCGTCGCAGACCGCGCGGATGCTCGGCACGCTCGCCGCCGCCGAGGTGGCGCGGGGCAACACCGGCCGCGCGCTGGAGCTGCTGGACGACGCCGAGCAGGTCGTGTCGGCCGACGACCGGCACCTGCTGCTCTCGCAGCGTGCCCTGGTGCTGCTGATGACCGGCCGGCTGGACGACGCGCTGGCGCTGTTCGACGACACGATCCAGCGGTTGCGGCGCACCGACCAGCGGGCGGCGCTGGCCCGGGTGCTGCTCAACCGCGGGATGCTGCACCAGATCGCGGGCCGGGTCCGGCTCGCGCTGGCCGACCTCGACCTGTGCGCGCGGATCGGCGGCTCGCTCGGGCCCGACGACGGGATGCCGCGCACGGTCGCGAAAGCCGTGCACGGGCGCGGCCAGTGCCGGGTGCTGACCGGCGACATCCCGGGCGCGCTGCGGGACTTCGACATCGCCGCCGAGGTGTACGCGGCGCAGGGGCAGGGGATGCTCGCGGTGCTGGCGGGCGACCGGGCGCGGGCGCTGCTCGCGGCGGGCCTGCCCAGTGAGGCGGCCACCGAGCTGGACACCTTCCTGCGCCAGGTCCCCGAACTGCGGATGGGCCACGAGCACGCCGAGGCCGAGCTGACCATGGCGCGGGCGAAGCTGGCCGCCGGCGACCCGTCGGAGGCCCGCCGGTGGGCGGCGCGGGCCCGGCTGCACTTCCGGCGGCGGCGCAACGACACCTGGGCCGGGGTCGCCGAGCTGGCCGTGCTGCGCGCGGACTTCACCGCCGGCCGCGGCACCGTCCGGGTGGCCCGCGCGGCGTCCCGGCTGGCCGGGCGGCTGCGGTCGCTGGGCCTGCGCAACGACGCCGACGAGGCCGCGCTGCTGTCCGCGCGGGCCCACACCGCCTGCGGCCGGGCCGACCTGGCCCGCGCCGAGCTGGCCGGGCGGGACCGGCCGGGAGCGCCGCTGGCCACCCGGCTGCTGCGCCGGCTGGCGCTGGCCGAGCTGGGGGCCGCCGAGGGTGACCAGCGGCGCACGTTCGCCGAGGCGCGCACCGGGCTGGAGCTGCTGCGCGAGCACCGCGCCCGGTTCGGCAGCCTGGACCTGCAGACCGGCACCACGTCGCTGGGCGGCGAACTGGCCCGGGTCGGCCTCGCGGCGGCGCTGGACAACGGCCGGCCGGAGGTCGTCTACCGCTGGCTGGAACGCTCCCGCGCGCAGGCGTTCCGGTTCCCGCCGGTCCGCACGCCCGCCGACGAGCAGACCGTGGACGCGGTCGCCGAGCTGCGCGCGGCCGCCCGGGAGGTGCGCACCGCCGAGCTGCGCGGCAGCCACGACCTCGACGCGCTGCGGCGGGCCCGGCAGATCGAGCGCGAGATCCGGGCCAAGGGCTGGCGCACGGACGGCTCCGGCGAACGCCACGCCGAGGTCGGGTTCGCCGAGGTGAAGGCGGAACTGGCGGACGCGGGCAGCGCGATGGTCGTCTTCCTGACCCACGGCGACCGGCTGCTGGCGCAGGTGATCGGCGACCGGCAGGCCGACCTGCTCGGCCTGGGCGACCCGGGGACGGTGTTCGAGGCGATCGCCCGGCTGCGCAGCGACCTCGACGCGGCCTGCGGGCGCAGCCTCCCGGCCACCATCGAACGGGTGATCCACACCTCGATCCGGCGACAGCTGGCGATCGTCACCGACCACGTGCTCACCCCGCTGCTCGCCGTCGTCGGCGACCGCGACCTCGTGCTGGTGCCCACCGGCGCGCTGTCGGCGATGCCGTGGAGCCTGCTCGACGCGCTGCGCGGGCGGCCGGTGACGGTGACCCCGTCGCCGTCGGCGTGGGTGGCCGCGAAACGGGCCGTCCGGCCGACCGGCCCGGTCCTGCTGGTCAGCGGCCCCAACCTGGAGCACTCGTCGGACGAGGTGCACCGGTTGGCGCGGATCTACCCGGACAGCACGGTGCTCGACGGCGCGGACGCGACCGTCGCCAACACCCTGCACGCGGTCAACCGCAGCGGCCTGGCGCACTTCGCCTCGCACGGCCACCATGAGCAGGAGAACGTCCTGTTCTCCCGGCTGGACCTGGTCGACGGGCCGCTGATGGCGCACGACGTGCACCAGCTCGCCGCGGTGCCCGACCACGTCGTGCTGTCCTCGTGCGACATCGGGCAGGCGGTCGTGCGCACCGGTGACGAGATCCTCGGCTTCACCGCCGCCCTGCTCTACAGCGGCAGCCGGACCGTGGTCTCCAGCGTCGCCCGCGTCGACGACCACGCGGCCGTCGACGTGATGACCTCCTACCACCACGCGCTCACCCGTGGCGTCCCACCGGGCAAAGCGCTGGCCGACGCCACCGAGGCCGAGTGGCTGATGCCGTTCGTCTGCCACGGCTGGGGCGGCTGA
- a CDS encoding RNA polymerase sigma factor, whose product MSSTRSDRHPAGGKPFEDYEGLAGLFVSARDGDRESLGRIVEVLTPVLWQVARAQGLDRERAGDAVQTAWLRLLGAMADIQSPRALTAWLVTVTKRESWSLRDEQRGHDLVGIAPDEELPDPGPRPDEEAVFADRRTRLWAAVGRLSHRCRELLRVVAFVGRADYSEISAALGMPRGSIGPTRGRCLAQLRKQLLADQEGSWR is encoded by the coding sequence ATGAGCAGTACGAGGTCTGACCGCCACCCGGCGGGTGGCAAGCCCTTCGAGGACTACGAGGGGCTTGCCGGGCTGTTCGTGTCCGCCCGGGACGGCGACCGGGAGTCGCTCGGCCGGATCGTGGAGGTGCTCACCCCGGTGCTGTGGCAGGTGGCGCGGGCGCAGGGGCTCGACCGCGAGCGCGCCGGCGACGCGGTGCAGACCGCGTGGCTGCGGCTGCTCGGCGCGATGGCCGACATCCAGTCGCCGCGCGCGCTGACCGCGTGGCTGGTCACCGTGACCAAGCGGGAGTCCTGGAGCCTGCGCGACGAGCAGCGTGGCCACGACCTGGTCGGCATCGCGCCCGACGAGGAACTGCCCGACCCGGGACCGAGGCCCGACGAGGAGGCGGTCTTCGCCGACCGCCGGACCCGGCTGTGGGCGGCGGTCGGGCGGCTGTCGCACCGCTGCCGCGAGCTGCTGCGGGTCGTGGCGTTCGTCGGCCGCGCGGACTACTCCGAGATCAGCGCCGCGCTCGGGATGCCGCGCGGCAGCATCGGCCCGACCCGCGGCCGGTGCCTGGCCCAGCTCCGCAAGCAACTCCTGGCCGACCAAGAGGGGAGCTGGCGTTGA
- a CDS encoding S8 family serine peptidase: MAIQFIRRRLGARQVGGPDYEPAVKLRVPAELLDRHEGRVLDPRRAEAAGGARPRTTAYRPRVLLVPDDVLCDPAAIGAVRAVLNAAGYDLEVPRSGGGASARPVALRALTGRDHDVDSWAALQRLRAAADDVLDWDLVRRISLEHLVFSAVTINGTPWDTNSDQVTGSYRRSPSGSSRVPVAIAVEPPRRDELGDRFTRRPVVAVLDSGIGPHPWFDIADRSAPPPADGFISVLDEAQRAIRDNAVAAPSLLDYWDSPVVSESLIRDVDSNTGHGTFIAGIIRQAAPNADVLAIRVMHSDGVAYGSDVIAALEEISRRVDRARREDRPGDMVDVVSLSLGYLDESPADSRYTTHLAEVVRRLTEQGVLVLAASGNNSTGRRFYPAAFADLPDLPGAGPGVISVGALNPNDTKASFSNDGAWVTCWATGAGVVSTFPTDVSGPRQPELADEHRSGLDPDDFRSGFAVWDGTSFATPLAAAAVANALIDVAAADTGLSLAAVDQETVVKRAWAALERCYEQYEV, encoded by the coding sequence GTGGCGATCCAGTTCATCCGAAGGCGGCTGGGCGCGCGGCAGGTGGGGGGACCCGACTACGAGCCCGCGGTCAAGCTGCGGGTGCCGGCGGAGTTGCTGGACCGGCACGAGGGCCGCGTCCTGGACCCGCGCCGGGCCGAGGCGGCCGGTGGAGCCCGGCCGCGGACCACCGCGTACCGGCCGCGGGTCCTGCTCGTCCCCGACGACGTGCTGTGCGACCCGGCCGCGATCGGCGCGGTCCGCGCCGTGCTCAACGCCGCGGGGTACGACCTGGAGGTCCCGCGGTCCGGCGGTGGCGCGTCGGCCCGCCCGGTGGCGCTGCGCGCGCTGACCGGACGGGACCACGACGTCGACTCGTGGGCCGCGCTGCAACGGCTGCGGGCCGCCGCCGACGACGTGCTCGACTGGGACCTGGTCCGCCGGATCTCGTTGGAGCACCTGGTGTTCAGCGCCGTGACGATCAACGGCACGCCGTGGGACACCAACAGCGACCAGGTGACCGGCTCCTACCGCCGCTCACCGTCGGGCTCGTCGCGGGTGCCGGTCGCGATCGCGGTCGAGCCGCCGCGCCGGGACGAACTCGGCGACCGGTTCACCCGCCGGCCCGTGGTGGCCGTGCTGGACTCCGGCATCGGACCGCACCCGTGGTTCGACATCGCCGACCGGTCCGCGCCGCCGCCGGCCGACGGCTTCATCTCCGTGCTGGACGAGGCCCAGCGGGCGATCCGGGACAACGCCGTCGCCGCCCCGTCCCTGCTGGACTACTGGGACAGCCCGGTCGTCTCGGAGAGCCTGATCCGCGACGTGGACAGCAACACCGGGCACGGCACGTTCATCGCGGGCATCATCCGGCAGGCCGCGCCGAACGCCGACGTGCTGGCCATCCGGGTCATGCACAGCGACGGCGTCGCCTACGGCTCGGACGTGATCGCCGCGCTGGAGGAGATCTCCCGGCGGGTCGACCGGGCGCGCCGCGAGGACCGGCCCGGGGACATGGTCGACGTGGTGTCGCTGTCGCTGGGCTACCTCGACGAGTCGCCCGCCGACTCCCGCTACACCACCCACCTGGCCGAGGTGGTGCGCCGGCTCACCGAGCAGGGCGTGCTGGTGCTGGCGGCGTCGGGCAACAACTCCACCGGCCGGCGGTTCTACCCGGCGGCGTTCGCCGACCTGCCGGACCTGCCCGGCGCGGGTCCCGGCGTGATCAGCGTCGGGGCGCTGAACCCCAACGACACCAAGGCGAGCTTCTCCAACGACGGCGCGTGGGTCACCTGCTGGGCCACCGGGGCGGGCGTGGTCAGCACGTTCCCCACCGACGTGAGCGGGCCGCGCCAGCCGGAACTGGCCGACGAGCACCGCAGCGGCCTGGACCCGGACGACTTCCGCAGCGGGTTCGCGGTGTGGGACGGCACGTCCTTCGCCACGCCGCTGGCCGCGGCGGCGGTGGCCAACGCGCTGATCGACGTGGCGGCGGCGGACACCGGGCTCAGCCTGGCCGCGGTCGACCAGGAGACCGTGGTCAAGCGGGCCTGGGCGGCACTGGAACGGTGCTATGAGCAGTACGAGGTCTGA
- a CDS encoding LamG-like jellyroll fold domain-containing protein, producing the protein MTTRRTFLLGTGAAAAGTLVATTATAPASAEPETRSARPDADRDRFTIAVIPDTQYLFDQDRGDAEPLDAALRHLVNRTSADNIVFTAHLGDLTENGSKSEIEDVGRSFRALDRRRVGYSVLAGNHDLDSRTDDQRGRTPYLDEFGPRRFRDSPTFRGASPDGYNSYHVFRAAGREWLVLALDWRMSDKGFAWARGVLARHPKLPAVLTTHEFVHAGGDGKAELSDYGRRLWEGLVKDHDQIFLTLNGHFWPPARSVLTNAAGHDVHVHITNYQDRYYGGSAMIRLYEFDLARNTIDVRTYSPWLLGKRSLNTLERREVELTGDADRFSVPIDFEQRFAGFAPVPVRPERPVRQLLVPGTVAYWRADSLKDLSGNGNDLRQVGTLTATTEHHRDSPSRASRFFGKEGYLSTVDSAPLNRLTFERGYTVEAFIKLPAGFDHPWCGLLTKLAPGAAAGKTGDDPKEPLCTLNVAGGGGLQWAVFPKNRDGMSTNWGHELAEDTWWHVAVVNDGRHTKLYVEGSELLRNPSTPATGIATAGDPWLVGAYAYDRIVEKSFHGWLGEVRIVDRALPTERFLTAR; encoded by the coding sequence ATGACCACCCGCCGCACGTTTCTGCTGGGTACCGGGGCTGCCGCCGCGGGAACACTGGTCGCGACTACCGCGACCGCGCCCGCCTCCGCCGAGCCCGAGACGCGGTCCGCCCGCCCGGACGCCGACCGCGACCGGTTCACCATCGCGGTCATCCCGGACACCCAGTACCTGTTCGACCAGGACCGGGGCGACGCCGAACCGCTGGACGCGGCGCTGCGCCACCTGGTCAACCGGACCTCGGCGGACAACATCGTGTTCACCGCGCACCTGGGCGACCTCACCGAGAACGGCTCGAAGAGCGAGATCGAGGACGTCGGCCGGTCGTTCCGGGCGCTGGACCGGCGGCGGGTCGGCTACAGCGTGCTGGCCGGCAACCACGACCTCGACTCGCGCACCGACGACCAGCGCGGGCGCACGCCGTACCTGGACGAGTTCGGGCCGCGCCGGTTCCGCGACTCGCCGACCTTCCGCGGCGCGAGCCCCGACGGCTACAACAGCTACCACGTGTTCCGCGCGGCCGGCCGGGAGTGGCTGGTGCTCGCGCTGGACTGGCGGATGTCGGACAAGGGCTTCGCCTGGGCCCGGGGCGTGCTGGCCCGGCACCCGAAGCTGCCCGCCGTGCTGACCACGCACGAGTTCGTGCACGCGGGCGGCGACGGCAAGGCGGAGCTGTCCGACTACGGCCGCCGGCTGTGGGAGGGCCTGGTCAAGGACCACGACCAGATCTTCCTGACCCTCAACGGCCACTTCTGGCCGCCCGCCCGGTCGGTGCTGACCAACGCCGCCGGCCACGACGTCCACGTGCACATCACCAACTACCAGGACCGCTACTACGGCGGCAGCGCGATGATCCGGCTCTACGAGTTCGACCTGGCGCGCAACACCATCGACGTGCGCACCTACTCGCCGTGGCTGCTCGGCAAGCGCTCGCTCAACACCTTGGAGCGCAGGGAGGTCGAGCTGACCGGCGACGCCGACCGGTTCAGCGTCCCGATCGACTTCGAGCAGCGGTTCGCGGGCTTCGCGCCGGTCCCGGTCCGCCCGGAACGGCCGGTGCGGCAGCTGCTCGTGCCCGGCACGGTCGCCTACTGGCGGGCCGACTCGCTCAAGGACCTGTCCGGCAACGGCAACGACCTGCGCCAGGTCGGCACGCTCACCGCGACCACCGAGCACCACCGCGACTCGCCCAGCCGGGCCAGCCGGTTCTTCGGCAAGGAGGGCTACCTGTCCACGGTGGACAGCGCCCCGCTCAACCGGCTGACCTTCGAGCGCGGGTACACCGTCGAGGCGTTCATCAAGCTGCCGGCGGGTTTCGACCACCCGTGGTGCGGTCTGCTGACCAAGCTCGCGCCCGGGGCCGCCGCCGGCAAGACCGGCGACGACCCGAAGGAGCCGCTGTGCACGCTGAACGTGGCGGGCGGCGGCGGGCTGCAGTGGGCGGTGTTCCCGAAGAACCGCGACGGGATGTCGACCAACTGGGGTCACGAGCTGGCCGAGGACACCTGGTGGCACGTCGCGGTGGTCAACGACGGCCGGCACACCAAGCTCTACGTCGAGGGCTCCGAGCTGCTGCGCAACCCGTCGACGCCGGCCACCGGCATCGCCACGGCGGGCGACCCGTGGCTGGTCGGGGCGTACGCGTACGACCGGATCGTGGAGAAGTCATTCCACGGCTGGCTCGGCGAGGTGCGGATCGTGGACCGGGCGCTGCCCACCGAGCGGTTCCTCACCGCGCGCTGA
- a CDS encoding CGNR zinc finger domain-containing protein, translated as MEVPIADYPAGAALATDLVTTSPTVRGVDALPDPDALAGLLARHGIDAEPPTADDVFAVRLLRFDVRGIVETETVEQAVAGAGVLIGRAALGPVLRRDAEERWQWHVPTEPGAPLADRLAAVIGVALLGVVRSLGHDRFRACAAPGCRGVFVDASRAGRRRYCTPELCGNRVNVANHRRRQEATR; from the coding sequence GTGGAAGTGCCTATCGCGGACTACCCGGCGGGGGCGGCGCTGGCGACCGACCTGGTCACCACGTCGCCCACGGTCCGGGGCGTCGACGCCCTGCCGGACCCGGACGCGCTGGCCGGCCTGCTCGCCCGGCACGGGATCGACGCGGAGCCGCCGACCGCCGACGACGTCTTCGCGGTGCGGCTGCTGCGCTTCGACGTGCGCGGCATCGTGGAGACCGAGACCGTCGAGCAGGCCGTCGCGGGAGCCGGCGTGCTGATCGGGCGTGCCGCGCTCGGTCCCGTGCTGCGCCGCGACGCCGAAGAGCGCTGGCAGTGGCACGTTCCGACGGAACCCGGCGCGCCGCTCGCCGACCGGCTCGCCGCCGTCATCGGCGTCGCCCTGCTCGGCGTGGTCCGCTCGCTGGGCCACGACCGGTTCCGGGCGTGCGCCGCGCCGGGGTGCCGGGGCGTGTTCGTCGACGCCAGCCGCGCGGGCCGCCGCCGGTACTGCACGCCGGAGCTGTGCGGGAACCGGGTCAACGTGGCCAACCACCGCAGGCGCCAGGAGGCGACCCGATGA
- a CDS encoding protein-tyrosine phosphatase family protein: MSTPPLTGSFALPDGTRVRGRGLRHPRPAGPLPGYGLYLGTDRLRARHDDGLTWPHEWLDWPDFRLPRDRDLAVRRIRALHDRARSGEPVEVACDGGIGRTGTVVACLAVLSGVDPADAVAWAREHHHRRAVETPWQRRWVAGFPAQPE, translated from the coding sequence ATGAGCACCCCACCGCTGACCGGCTCGTTCGCCCTGCCCGACGGCACGCGGGTGCGCGGCCGGGGCCTGCGCCACCCGCGCCCGGCGGGCCCGTTGCCCGGCTACGGCCTCTACCTGGGCACCGACCGGCTGCGCGCGCGCCACGACGACGGTCTGACCTGGCCGCACGAGTGGCTGGACTGGCCGGACTTCCGGCTGCCGCGCGACCGGGACCTGGCGGTCCGCCGGATCCGCGCCCTGCACGACCGGGCCCGGTCCGGCGAGCCGGTGGAGGTGGCGTGCGACGGCGGGATCGGGCGCACCGGCACGGTCGTGGCGTGCCTGGCGGTGCTGTCCGGCGTCGACCCGGCCGACGCGGTCGCCTGGGCCCGCGAGCACCACCACCGCCGCGCGGTCGAAACGCCGTGGCAGCGGCGCTGGGTGGCCGGGTTCCCCGCTCAACCGGAGTGA
- a CDS encoding erythromycin esterase family protein: MTHPAGVPVDGPHGFGPAVERVLPHLPRLLAFGEPMHGEDEFLRYRNALLAHLVAHAGFRAIAIESSCLHARLVDDYVRHGRGDLDHVMRHGFTHTFGGCPANRELVRLLAEHNRTADEPVRFHGFDAPIEMMGADSPRTALAALHRFLDARVDHLPVTWDRIDALLGADARWNDPAAALDPARSVGGSAEARELRLITDDLRWLLAGRTPESAAEPDDLRDAELAARTAAGLLAYHAGMAEDSPDRVARLLSVRDTMMAENLLALDAPTLVFAHNQHLHRGVVHWRLGDLDLRWHSAGALVAHRLGDDYAVIGSAIGTAEHHGIPAPEPDTVEGVLAALPGTARLVAARDLPRAARPRSTGNHSHFPLDPARPDDYDAVLMLREAAHSG; encoded by the coding sequence ATGACCCACCCGGCAGGCGTCCCGGTCGACGGCCCGCACGGATTCGGACCCGCCGTCGAACGGGTCCTCCCGCACCTGCCCCGCCTGTTGGCCTTCGGCGAGCCGATGCACGGCGAGGACGAGTTCCTCCGCTACCGCAACGCCCTGCTCGCCCACCTCGTCGCGCACGCCGGTTTCCGGGCCATCGCGATCGAGAGCAGCTGCCTGCACGCCAGGCTCGTGGACGACTACGTCCGGCACGGCCGAGGCGACCTCGACCACGTCATGCGGCACGGGTTCACCCACACGTTCGGAGGCTGTCCCGCCAACCGCGAACTGGTCCGGCTGCTCGCCGAGCACAACCGGACCGCCGACGAACCGGTGCGGTTCCACGGGTTCGACGCGCCGATCGAGATGATGGGCGCCGACAGCCCCCGTACGGCGCTGGCCGCGCTGCACCGCTTCCTCGACGCGCGCGTGGACCACCTGCCGGTGACCTGGGACCGGATCGACGCCCTGCTGGGCGCGGACGCCCGCTGGAACGATCCGGCCGCCGCGCTGGACCCGGCGCGCTCGGTCGGCGGGTCCGCCGAGGCCCGCGAACTCCGGCTGATCACCGACGACCTGCGGTGGCTGCTGGCCGGCCGAACCCCGGAGTCCGCCGCCGAGCCCGACGACCTGCGGGACGCGGAACTGGCCGCCCGCACGGCCGCCGGCCTGCTCGCCTACCACGCGGGCATGGCGGAGGACTCGCCGGACCGGGTGGCCCGCCTGCTGTCGGTGCGGGACACGATGATGGCCGAGAACCTGCTGGCCCTGGACGCGCCGACGCTGGTCTTCGCGCACAACCAGCACCTGCACCGGGGCGTGGTGCACTGGCGGCTCGGCGACCTGGACCTGCGCTGGCACAGCGCGGGCGCATTGGTCGCGCACCGCCTCGGCGACGACTACGCCGTGATCGGCTCCGCGATCGGCACGGCCGAGCACCACGGGATCCCCGCGCCGGAACCGGACACCGTCGAGGGCGTGCTCGCGGCGCTGCCCGGAACAGCCCGGCTCGTCGCCGCCCGGGACCTCCCCCGGGCGGCACGGCCGCGCAGCACCGGCAACCACTCGCACTTCCCGCTCGACCCGGCGCGGCCGGACGACTACGACGCCGTGCTCATGCTCCGCGAAGCCGCTCACTCCGGTTGA
- a CDS encoding sugar O-acetyltransferase → MGEQRDRMLRGEWYLDEPDLVEQRRNCRRVLDRFNATGPDDDAERGRILDGLFAAFGPGSVVLPRFQCSYGSLIAIGADTFVNTDALFMDDARITIGSDVRIGPRTQLLTALHPVEDHERRRAGWERAAPITIGDNAWLGGGVIVCPGVTIGPNTVVGAGSVVVRDLPDHALAAGNPARTIRRL, encoded by the coding sequence GTGGGCGAACAGCGGGACCGGATGTTGCGCGGCGAGTGGTACCTCGACGAACCGGACCTGGTCGAGCAACGCCGGAACTGCCGGCGCGTGCTCGACCGGTTCAACGCGACCGGGCCCGACGACGACGCCGAGCGTGGGCGGATCCTCGACGGCCTGTTCGCCGCGTTCGGCCCCGGCTCCGTCGTGCTGCCGCGCTTCCAGTGCAGCTACGGCTCGCTGATCGCCATCGGTGCCGACACCTTCGTCAACACCGACGCCCTGTTCATGGACGACGCGCGGATCACGATCGGCTCCGACGTCCGGATCGGCCCCCGGACGCAACTGCTCACGGCGCTGCACCCGGTGGAGGACCACGAGCGCCGCCGCGCCGGGTGGGAACGCGCCGCCCCCATCACGATCGGCGACAACGCGTGGCTCGGCGGCGGTGTGATCGTCTGCCCGGGTGTGACCATCGGCCCGAACACCGTGGTCGGCGCGGGCAGCGTCGTGGTCCGCGACCTGCCGGACCACGCGCTGGCCGCCGGCAACCCGGCGCGGACCATCCGACGGCTCTGA
- a CDS encoding AraC family transcriptional regulator, with the protein MSGIGHAARLRFGGGAAGIERMEAALVGTAFEPHRHDTYAIGVTLAGVQTFRYRGEQRHCLPGQWHVLHPDEPHDGAAGTELGFGYRILYLDPALVQDALGGRPLPFVADPVIRPARVGAAVANWLRHIDDPLDDVEAAEITASVADLLRAHGTDPVRGRAALDLDAVRRVRALLRDDFAHPHRAADLERVSGLDRWSLARQFRAAFGTSPTRFRTMRQLDAARRSLGAGVPPAEVAAAVGFADQSHLTRMFKRAYGVTPAAWTAAVRGGAARVGPVPGGSAAGPDRVHHAGHVLTAAAERDGLAEQRVADVQQR; encoded by the coding sequence ATGTCGGGTATCGGACACGCCGCGCGGCTGCGCTTCGGCGGCGGGGCGGCCGGCATCGAGCGGATGGAGGCCGCGCTGGTCGGCACCGCGTTCGAACCGCACCGGCACGACACCTACGCGATCGGCGTGACGCTCGCGGGCGTGCAGACCTTCCGCTACCGCGGCGAGCAGCGGCACTGCCTGCCCGGCCAGTGGCACGTCCTGCACCCCGACGAACCGCACGACGGCGCGGCGGGCACCGAACTCGGGTTCGGCTACCGGATCCTGTACCTGGACCCGGCGCTGGTGCAGGACGCGCTGGGCGGGCGGCCGCTGCCGTTCGTGGCCGATCCGGTGATCCGACCGGCGCGGGTGGGCGCGGCCGTCGCGAACTGGCTGCGGCACATCGACGACCCGCTGGACGACGTGGAGGCCGCCGAGATCACCGCGTCCGTCGCGGACCTGCTGCGCGCGCACGGCACCGACCCGGTGCGCGGCCGGGCGGCGCTGGACCTCGACGCGGTGCGCCGGGTGCGGGCGCTGCTGCGCGACGACTTCGCCCACCCCCACCGCGCCGCCGACCTGGAACGGGTGTCCGGGCTGGACCGGTGGTCGCTGGCCCGCCAGTTCCGCGCGGCGTTCGGCACCAGCCCGACCCGGTTCCGCACCATGCGCCAGCTCGACGCGGCGCGCCGGTCGCTGGGCGCGGGCGTGCCGCCGGCGGAGGTCGCCGCGGCGGTCGGGTTCGCCGACCAGAGCCACCTCACCCGGATGTTCAAGCGCGCCTACGGGGTGACGCCGGCCGCGTGGACGGCCGCCGTGCGCGGTGGAGCGGCCCGGGTCGGGCCGGTGCCGGGCGGGTCAGCCGCGGGCCCGGATCGCGTGCACCACGCCGGCCATGTCCTCACCGCCGCGGCCGAGCGCGACGGCCTCGCCGAACAGCGCGTGGCAGACGTCCAGCAGCGGTGA